The Bryobacteraceae bacterium genome includes a window with the following:
- a CDS encoding ATPase, translating to MVVEVEGVRLHLSHPVEYAAEWIGQEEVLRELLAAWMVLGEDDLPMNPRITGKPGVGKTTLAYAAAKRLGKEAYIMQGTVDTRPEDLIVQPVVAGPGSLKYVASPLVTAMLRGGVAILDEANRMPEKSWASLAPLLDARRYVESVVAGIKIPAHPEFRLVCTMNEDASTFDLPEYIFSRLQPQIHIDFPDEFEEKAILRQNLPLAEEEVISLVSEFLQSAHAADEPFTVRDGIHVGRYAMRLLEADRAPDIGRAVRQAIRQVLGEEAVRYAL from the coding sequence ATGGTTGTCGAAGTCGAGGGCGTCAGGCTCCATCTGAGCCATCCGGTGGAATACGCGGCGGAGTGGATCGGGCAGGAAGAGGTGCTGCGCGAGCTGCTGGCGGCGTGGATGGTTCTGGGCGAGGACGACCTGCCGATGAACCCGAGGATCACGGGCAAGCCGGGCGTGGGCAAGACGACGCTCGCCTACGCGGCGGCGAAACGTCTGGGCAAGGAAGCCTACATCATGCAGGGAACGGTGGACACGCGGCCCGAGGATCTGATCGTGCAGCCGGTGGTGGCGGGACCCGGATCACTGAAGTATGTCGCTTCGCCGCTGGTGACGGCCATGCTGCGGGGCGGAGTGGCGATTCTCGACGAAGCCAACCGGATGCCCGAGAAGAGCTGGGCGAGCCTGGCGCCGCTGCTGGACGCGCGGCGGTATGTGGAAAGCGTGGTGGCGGGGATCAAGATCCCGGCGCATCCGGAATTCCGGCTGGTGTGCACGATGAACGAGGACGCTTCGACATTCGATTTGCCCGAGTATATTTTTTCCCGCCTGCAGCCGCAAATTCATATCGATTTTCCAGACGAATTCGAGGAAAAAGCGATTCTCAGACAAAACCTCCCGCTGGCGGAAGAGGAAGTGATCTCCCTGGTTTCGGAGTTCCTGCAGTCCGCGCATGCGGCTGACGAGCCGTTCACCGTGCGCGACGGCATCCACGTGGGCCGTTATGCGATGCGGCTGCTGGAAGCGGACCGGGCGCCGGACATCGGGCGGGCCGTCCGGCAGGCGATCCGGCAGGTGCTGGGCGAGGAAGCCGTGCGCTATGCTCTCTGA
- a CDS encoding gluconate 5-dehydrogenase, with protein sequence MLENRVAVVTGASRGLGRAMAVALAGAGARVACVGRDVEKLDETARLCGPGAFIFPADVTQEDDVARLAAHVAENMGPAHILINNAGVNLRKPVTEFTLDEWRWVIDSNLTSAFLCARAFVPQMIRNGWGRILNLTSIMSHVSLPGRAAYSSSKAGLLGLTRALALELAPHHITVNGISPGPFATEMNASLMNDPQANAAFLARLPVGEWGRPEDIGSLAVYLCSDQARFITGTDIVIDGGWLAQ encoded by the coding sequence ATGCTCGAAAACCGTGTTGCCGTTGTCACTGGCGCCTCGCGCGGCCTGGGGCGCGCGATGGCCGTGGCGCTCGCCGGAGCCGGCGCCCGCGTCGCCTGCGTCGGCCGCGACGTGGAAAAGCTCGATGAAACCGCCCGGCTCTGCGGCCCAGGCGCGTTCATCTTTCCCGCAGACGTCACGCAGGAAGACGACGTCGCCCGGCTGGCCGCTCATGTGGCCGAAAACATGGGCCCCGCGCACATCCTCATTAACAACGCGGGCGTCAATCTCCGCAAGCCGGTCACCGAGTTCACCCTCGACGAGTGGCGGTGGGTGATCGACTCGAACCTCACCAGCGCTTTCTTGTGCGCGCGCGCCTTCGTCCCGCAGATGATCCGGAACGGCTGGGGCCGCATCCTGAATCTGACGTCCATCATGAGCCATGTCTCCCTGCCGGGCCGCGCCGCCTACTCGTCTTCCAAGGCGGGCCTGCTCGGCCTGACCCGCGCTCTCGCGCTCGAGCTCGCTCCGCATCACATCACCGTCAACGGCATCAGCCCCGGGCCTTTCGCCACCGAGATGAACGCCTCGCTGATGAACGACCCGCAGGCCAACGCGGCGTTCCTCGCGCGCCTGCCCGTCGGCGAATGGGGCCGGCCCGAGGACATCGGCTCGCTGGCCGTGTATCTGTGTTCCGATCAGGCGCGCTTCATCACGGGCACGGACATCGTTATCGACGGAGGCTGGCTGGCCCAATGA